GAGCATGACCTTCAGCATGCTCGGTTCGCTGGTGACCGCCGCGGCATTCTATTTCAACAGGCACAACGGACTGTTCGAGCACACCCTCAACCGCTTCATCAAGGACAACGCCGACGTACTGGGTGTCCAGGACCGCGCCAAGAAGGAGATCCTCAAGGAGATCGAGGAAGGGGAGAGCTCTAAACTGGAATTCAAGTCCACCCTCCGTACCAATCTGAAGACCGGCGAGAAGGATCCCCGCATGGAGAGAGCCGTTCTGAAGACCATCGTCGCGTTCCTCAACAGCAGGGGAGGTACCCTCCTCATCGGGGTGGCCGACGACGGAACGATCCTCGGAGTGGACCTTGCATCCTTCGAGAACAGTAAGGACAAATTCGGCCTCCACCTCAACAATCTGATAAAGACCCAGATAGGCAGCGAGTTCCTCCCATTCCTCAGCTTCACCATGGTCGATTTCGACGACAAGTCGGTGATGCGCGTGGCATGTCAGATCAGCGACCGCCCGGTCTTCCTGACAGACGGCAAAGAACAGATCTTCTATGTCAGGTCCGGGCCGTCCACCATAGACCTCCACGGTATGGAGCTCCTCTACTACGCCAACCACAACTTCGGAAAGAACCTGAAGAAACACGGCCAGTGATAAGTTGGAAACAGTTACGCCCGCCCTCAGAGATTTCTTCACAGCCCACCCCAGGGTGGCCCTGGCCTTCTCGGGAGGTACCGATTCCTCCTATCTCCTCTATGCGGCGAAGAAATGCGGTGCGGAGATAACCGCATACCATGTCAGCTCGCAGTTCCAGCCGCACTTCGAGACCGAGGATGCACGCAGATTAGCGGATTCCTTGGGGGTTCCGCTGAAGATACTCGAATGCGACATCCTCTCCGATGCCGCCGTGGCCGCGAATCCGCCCAACCGCTGCTATCTCTGCAAGAGGATAGTGTTCTCCAACATCCTCCGCGCTGCGGAAAAAGACAATACGGGAATCGTCATAGATGCCACCAACGCTTCCGACGACCCGTCGGTACGTCCCGGGATGAAAGCCCTGGACGAACTCGGTATCGTCTCCCCGCTCAGACTCTGCGGCATCGACAAGAAAGAGATCCGCAGGCTGTCGAAGGAGGCGGGACTCCCGACCTGGGACATACCTTCCAATTCCTGTCTTGCCACCCGCATCCCCACCGGTACCCTCCTGACCGCGGAGAACCTGGAAAGGACCGAGAAGGCGGAGGACGAACTCCGTCTGCTGGGACTCCGCGAATTCAGGGTCCGTTCGGCCGGTACAGCCGCCAGACTCGAAGTGGTCCCCGAGGAAAAGGAGAAAGCGGAATCCCTCCGTGAGTCCATCCGGAGGATATTGCTAAAATACTACTCAGACGTAATCTTCGCAGAGAGGAGACGTTGAC
The sequence above is a segment of the methanogenic archaeon ISO4-H5 genome. Coding sequences within it:
- a CDS encoding ATPase, encoding MERNYNVFEKNKTSLWILFILSIVFLTIGAWTSAYESMLVAASTLILTLIALQKKDSLYIPPLFIVLLTAVMILVQISNRLGSGFEVLDIASDVLIGMFTCILGLMMLLAILRSSPEFDMEHPFFISFSAFCIGTAVSLFLVMVNFWIEELSGGSEDALRSFIVSMTFSMLGSLVTAAAFYFNRHNGLFEHTLNRFIKDNADVLGVQDRAKKEILKEIEEGESSKLEFKSTLRTNLKTGEKDPRMERAVLKTIVAFLNSRGGTLLIGVADDGTILGVDLASFENSKDKFGLHLNNLIKTQIGSEFLPFLSFTMVDFDDKSVMRVACQISDRPVFLTDGKEQIFYVRSGPSTIDLHGMELLYYANHNFGKNLKKHGQ